The proteins below are encoded in one region of Candidatus Goldiibacteriota bacterium:
- a CDS encoding diguanylate cyclase codes for MAESMSGAAVVVNNAGKAYGIITRTDIIEHIAKKKEAALLSSAAEVMKNGVIAVEPGIQAELAYAVMDANMISRVPVIKNGVIEGIVTHRGITNLWKESYDILKSDHNELKQKMSYDYLTGLYNKEYMELELKKWFELCLKDKINLALILADIDNFKGINDTYGHDCGDHILASVALFIKNGIRSMDVPGRFGGDEFMIICPLCDGNTARRTADMIRKNIEKWDVKYGPAPVAVGISCGIASLTPGTFEYKDLLKLADNCLYEAKRKGKNRVCYTAGLGFVLKNKP; via the coding sequence ATGGCAGAGTCCATGTCCGGCGCGGCTGTGGTTGTAAACAACGCAGGAAAAGCGTACGGAATTATAACAAGGACGGATATAATAGAACATATTGCGAAAAAAAAAGAAGCCGCCTTGTTGTCAAGCGCCGCTGAAGTTATGAAGAACGGGGTTATAGCCGTGGAACCGGGAATTCAGGCAGAGCTGGCATATGCTGTTATGGACGCTAATATGATAAGCAGGGTTCCTGTTATTAAAAACGGCGTGATAGAAGGTATTGTTACACACAGGGGTATTACAAATCTGTGGAAAGAAAGTTATGATATATTAAAGAGCGATCATAATGAACTTAAGCAGAAAATGAGTTATGACTATCTGACCGGCCTGTATAATAAAGAATATATGGAATTGGAACTGAAGAAGTGGTTTGAATTATGCCTTAAAGATAAAATTAACCTGGCGCTTATACTTGCCGACATAGATAATTTTAAGGGAATTAATGATACCTATGGGCATGACTGCGGCGATCATATTCTTGCTTCAGTGGCTTTATTCATTAAAAACGGGATAAGAAGCATGGACGTACCGGGAAGGTTTGGCGGTGATGAATTTATGATAATATGCCCTTTATGCGACGGAAATACCGCCAGAAGGACAGCGGATATGATAAGGAAAAATATTGAAAAATGGGATGTTAAATATGGCCCGGCTCCCGTGGCCGTTGGAATAAGCTGCGGGATTGCTTCGTTGACGCCCGGAACTTTTGAATATAAAGACCTTCTTAAACTTGCCGATAACTGCCTTTATGAAGCTAAAAGAAAAGGCAAAAACAGGGTGTGTTATACGGCCGGTTTAGGGTTTGTTTTAAAAAATAAGCCTTAA